A single region of the Marmota flaviventris isolate mMarFla1 chromosome 10, mMarFla1.hap1, whole genome shotgun sequence genome encodes:
- the Vwa1 gene encoding von Willebrand factor A domain-containing protein 1: MLPWTALSLALSLRLALARSGAERGPLASAPQGDLLLLLDSSASVSHYEFSRVREFVGQLVALLPLGPGALRASLVHVGSRPHTEFPFNQHNSSQAVQDAIRAAAQRMGDTNTGLALAYAREQLFAEAMGARPGVPKVLVWVTDGASSDPVGPPMQELKDQGVTVFIVSTGRGNLLELSAAASAPAQKHLHFVDVDDLHIIAQELRGSILDAMQPQQLYASEVTSNSFRLAWPPLLTSDSGYYVLELVPSAGPGATRRQQLPGNATDWTWAGLDPDSEYDVVLLPESNVHLLKPQHLRVRTLPDEAGPERIVISHARPHSLRVSWAPALGPVAALGYHVQLGPLSGGAAQRVDVPAGRNSTTLQGLTPGTAYLVTVTAAFRSGHERALSAKACTPVGERSRAPRPAPRVAVGRGG, translated from the exons ATGCTCCCCTGGACGGCGCTCAGCCTGGCCCTGAGCCTGCGGCTGGCGCTGGCGCGGAGCGGCGCGGAGCGCG GTCCCTTGGCATCGGCCCCCCAGGGGGACCTGTTGCTCCTGTTGGACAGCTCCGCCAGCGTATCACACTACGAGTTCTCCCGGGTACGGGAGTTTGTGGGGCAGCTGGTGGCACTGCTGCCCCTGGGCCCTGGGGCCCTGCGTGCCAGCCTGGTGCATGTGGGTAGCAGGCCACACACCGAGTTCCCCTTCAACCAACACAACTCAAGCCAGGCTGTCCAGGACGCCATCCGTGCTGCAGCCCAGCGAATGGGCGACACCAACACTGGCCTGGCACTGGCCTATGCCCGGGAGCAGCTGTTTGCTGAGGCAATGGGTGCCCGGCCAGGGGTGCCCAAGGTACTGGTGTGGGTGACAGATGGTGCCTCCAGCGACCCTGTGGGCCCCCCAATGCAGgagctcaaggaccagggcgtcACAGTCTTCATTGTCAGCACGGGCCGTGGCAACCTGCTAGAGCTGTCTGCAGctgcctcagcccctgctcagaAGCATCTGCACTTCGTTGATGTGGATGATCTGCACATCATTGCCCAAGAGCTGCGGGGCTCCATTCTTG ATGCAATGCAGCCACAGCAGCTCTACGCCTCCGAGGTGACGTCCAACAGCTTCCGCCTGGCCTGGCCGCCCCTACTGACCTCCGACTCCGGCTACTACGTGCTGGAACTGGTGCCCAGTGCCGGCCCGGGGGCCACAAGACGCCAGCAGCTGCCTGGGAATGCCACCGACTGGACCTGGGCCGGCCTCGACCCTGACTCAGAATATGATGTGGTGTTGCTGCCCGAGTCCAACGTGCACCTCCTGAAGCCTCAGCACTTGCGAGTGCGCACCCTGCCAG ACGAGGCCGGTCCAGAGCGCATCGTCATCTCGCATGCCAGGCCGCACAGCCTCCGCGTGAGCTGGGCCCCAGCACTGGGCCCAGTTGCCGCGCTCGGCTACCATGTGCAGCTCGGGCCACTGAGTGGCGGCGCTGCACAACGCGTGGACGTGCCCGCTGGCCGAAACAGCACCACGCTGCAGGGCCTGACGCCCGGCACCGCCTACCTGGTGACGGTGACAGCTGCCTTTCGCTCGGGCCACGAGAGGGCGCTGTCCGCCAAGGCCTGCACGCCGGTGGGTGAGCGCAGCCGAGCCCCGCGCCCAGCACCCCGGGTCGCAGTGGGCCGTGGCGGGTGA